The following coding sequences are from one Roseburia hominis A2-183 window:
- a CDS encoding HD domain-containing protein, translating to MTDFEKQMAFIMELDKIKKITRQTYLSDGSRKENDAEHSWHLALMAFVFADYANEKIDVLKTMKMVLLHDVIEIDAGDTYAYDTEGNKTKRERELKAADRIFGLLPDAQRMEYRGLWDEFEAMETVEAKFANMLDKVQPLLLNNASNGKSWVEHGVRESQVLARNSRTHEGSEELWAYAKSLIEENVKKGRLQP from the coding sequence ATGACGGATTTTGAGAAACAGATGGCTTTTATCATGGAGCTGGATAAGATAAAAAAGATAACAAGACAGACCTATCTGTCGGATGGAAGCCGCAAGGAAAATGATGCGGAACATTCCTGGCATCTGGCGTTGATGGCGTTTGTGTTTGCAGATTATGCGAACGAGAAGATTGATGTGCTAAAGACGATGAAGATGGTGCTGCTTCACGATGTGATTGAGATCGACGCCGGGGACACCTACGCATACGATACCGAAGGCAATAAGACCAAGCGGGAGCGCGAGTTGAAGGCGGCGGACCGTATTTTCGGGCTGCTTCCGGATGCACAGCGCATGGAATATCGCGGTCTGTGGGATGAGTTTGAGGCGATGGAGACGGTGGAGGCGAAGTTCGCCAATATGCTGGACAAGGTACAGCCGCTTCTTCTGAACAATGCTTCGAACGGCAAATCCTGGGTGGAGCACGGCGTCAGGGAGTCTCAGGTGCTTGCGCGCAACAGCAGAACACATGAGGGATCCGAGGAACTGTGGGCGTATGCAAAGTCGCTCATTGAGGAAAATGTAAAAAAAGGACGTCTTCAGCCGTAA
- a CDS encoding aminopeptidase, which yields MGYQECYKETNELAAERYELVAERIAEIAEAAQAPEPFAEYFRTNAGYLQSLRALYEKGKSGSLAARSMEECEADNEALYGEILPEAYGHSYANPAYAAARLGETFGGALSLLAAHLRTACGEVFRGNLMQLTIAMELFVEVYNCFEGAAADALPQEKEVQQILYWYFHDYREIFDERSVRRLVNPAEDFEKEIVMQADLSDLRYLYRYGAYIGENERQIAAYLNTLPEADIQAMADTYTEGYRIGFETTGKDLSKKTAAQVRYPIGFERMVRAAVCNFEKMGLEVTMLASGTAANKQYDYDHREDRAYYLDKAYVERGLETWKNAFEEEKVHANGMAGPAVIEVFGEEPFSPETKKEAFRYGEKQQQLCVYEMSQRGQITNQYIKGEERSFTIIAYPLPSIGARFEEIFAETVKINTLDYMLYRNMQQKMIDVLDQADRVHITGKGANKTDLYVNIWKLRNPEGETAFENCVADVNIPVGEVFTSPVLEGTNGKLHVGQVYLNGLNYKNLEIDFKDGMVEKYTCTNFEDEAENKNYIRDNVLMHHETLPMGEFAIGTNTTAYRMARDYDIADKLPILIAEKTGPHFAVGDTCYSHEEDNLSYNPDGKAIVARENTVSAQRRENPEKAYLNCHTDITIPYDELDKITVIRKDGTTEDIIADGRFVLAGTEALNGPLDR from the coding sequence TTGGGATATCAGGAATGTTACAAGGAGACAAATGAACTGGCGGCGGAGCGCTATGAACTGGTAGCGGAACGGATTGCAGAGATTGCAGAGGCGGCGCAGGCGCCGGAGCCGTTTGCGGAGTATTTCCGGACAAATGCCGGATATTTACAGAGCCTTCGTGCACTGTATGAAAAAGGAAAAAGCGGCAGTCTTGCGGCGCGGAGCATGGAGGAATGTGAGGCGGACAATGAGGCGCTCTACGGGGAGATCCTGCCGGAAGCCTACGGGCACAGCTATGCGAATCCGGCCTACGCCGCTGCACGTCTGGGAGAGACGTTCGGCGGAGCGCTCTCGCTTCTTGCGGCACATCTTCGGACGGCATGCGGGGAGGTTTTCCGCGGAAATCTGATGCAGCTTACGATCGCGATGGAGCTGTTTGTGGAGGTCTACAACTGCTTTGAAGGCGCAGCAGCAGATGCCCTGCCGCAGGAAAAAGAAGTGCAGCAGATTTTGTACTGGTATTTTCATGATTATCGGGAGATTTTTGACGAGCGGTCGGTGCGGCGTCTTGTGAATCCTGCGGAGGATTTTGAAAAGGAGATCGTGATGCAGGCGGATCTGTCGGATCTGCGTTATCTTTACCGCTACGGCGCTTATATCGGGGAGAATGAGAGACAGATTGCCGCTTACTTAAATACACTGCCGGAGGCGGATATCCAGGCGATGGCGGACACATACACGGAAGGCTACCGGATCGGTTTTGAGACGACGGGCAAGGATCTGTCCAAAAAGACGGCGGCGCAGGTACGGTATCCGATTGGCTTCGAGCGTATGGTGCGTGCAGCAGTGTGCAATTTTGAAAAAATGGGACTCGAAGTGACCATGCTGGCTTCGGGAACGGCAGCCAACAAGCAGTATGACTACGATCACAGGGAGGATCGCGCGTACTATCTTGACAAGGCGTACGTGGAGCGCGGACTCGAGACGTGGAAAAACGCATTTGAGGAAGAAAAAGTACATGCGAACGGCATGGCGGGGCCGGCGGTGATTGAGGTGTTCGGAGAAGAACCTTTTTCTCCGGAGACAAAAAAAGAGGCATTCCGTTACGGTGAAAAACAGCAGCAGCTCTGTGTGTATGAGATGAGCCAGCGCGGACAGATCACGAACCAGTACATCAAGGGGGAGGAGCGCAGTTTTACGATCATTGCCTACCCGCTTCCGTCGATCGGCGCCCGCTTTGAGGAGATTTTCGCGGAGACGGTGAAGATCAATACGCTGGATTACATGCTCTACCGCAACATGCAGCAGAAGATGATCGACGTGCTCGATCAGGCGGACCGTGTGCACATCACCGGAAAAGGAGCCAATAAGACCGACTTATATGTCAACATCTGGAAGCTTCGGAATCCCGAAGGGGAGACCGCATTTGAGAACTGTGTGGCGGACGTGAATATTCCGGTGGGCGAGGTGTTTACATCGCCGGTGCTTGAGGGAACGAACGGAAAGCTGCATGTCGGACAGGTATATCTGAACGGTCTGAATTACAAGAATCTGGAGATCGATTTTAAGGACGGCATGGTGGAAAAATACACCTGCACCAATTTCGAGGATGAGGCGGAGAACAAAAACTATATCCGCGACAATGTGCTGATGCACCATGAGACGCTGCCGATGGGAGAATTTGCAATCGGCACGAACACGACGGCATACCGGATGGCGCGCGACTATGACATTGCGGACAAACTGCCGATTCTGATTGCGGAGAAGACCGGCCCGCACTTTGCGGTGGGGGACACCTGCTACAGCCATGAGGAGGACAACCTCTCTTACAATCCGGATGGAAAAGCGATTGTAGCGCGGGAGAATACGGTATCGGCGCAGCGCCGCGAGAATCCGGAAAAGGCATATTTAAACTGCCACACCGATATTACGATTCCGTACGACGAGCTGGATAAGATCACTGTGATCCGGAAGGACGGTACGACAGAGGATATCATCGCGGACGGACGTTTTGTGCTTGCCGGAACGGAGGCGTTGAACGGACCGCTGGACAGGTAG
- the purE gene encoding 5-(carboxyamino)imidazole ribonucleotide mutase, with protein sequence MAKVGIVMGSDSDMPVMAKAADILEKLGIDYEMTIISAHREPDVFFEYAKSAEVKGFKVIIAGAGMAAHLPGMCAAIFPMPVIGIPMHTTSLGGRDSLYSIVQMPSGIPVATVAINGGANAGLLAAKILATSDDAILQKLKEYSKELKEQVQAKDARLQEVGYQNY encoded by the coding sequence ATGGCAAAAGTAGGTATTGTGATGGGCAGTGATTCCGATATGCCGGTAATGGCAAAGGCTGCCGACATTTTAGAGAAGCTTGGAATTGACTATGAGATGACGATTATCTCGGCACACCGTGAGCCGGATGTATTTTTCGAGTATGCAAAGAGCGCAGAGGTGAAGGGCTTTAAGGTCATTATCGCAGGCGCGGGCATGGCGGCGCATCTTCCGGGAATGTGCGCGGCGATCTTCCCGATGCCGGTCATCGGTATCCCGATGCACACCACGTCCCTCGGCGGACGCGACTCCCTGTACTCCATCGTACAGATGCCGTCCGGCATTCCGGTTGCCACAGTGGCGATCAACGGTGGTGCAAATGCAGGATTACTTGCAGCAAAGATTCTGGCAACATCAGATGATGCAATTTTGCAAAAATTAAAAGAATATTCCAAAGAATTAAAAGAGCAGGTGCAGGCGAAGGATGCCAGACTGCAGGAAGTGGGATATCAGAATTACTAG
- the purM gene encoding phosphoribosylformylglycinamidine cyclo-ligase, with protein sequence MDYKNSGVDIEAGYKSVELMKKYVKGTMRPEVLGGLGGFSGAFSMESFKNMEKPTLVSGTDGCGTKVKLAFLLDKHDTIGIDCVAMCVNDIACAGGEPLFFLDYIACGKNYPEKIATIVSGVAEGCKQAGCALIGGETAEHPGLMPENEYDLAGFSVGIVDEKDIITGADLAAGDVLIGMASSGVHSNGFSLVRKIFSMDADTLNTYHEELGKTLGEALLAPTRIYVKALREVKEAGVRVKACSHITGGGFYENIPRMLPEGKHAVIRKDSYEVPAIFQMMAREGKVEEQMMYNTYNMGIGMIVAVDPADVDKTIAAMKAAGDTPYIVGEIKDGEKGVTLC encoded by the coding sequence ATGGATTACAAGAATTCCGGTGTGGATATCGAGGCAGGATACAAGTCTGTAGAACTCATGAAAAAGTATGTGAAGGGAACCATGCGCCCGGAGGTGCTTGGCGGACTTGGCGGATTTTCCGGTGCGTTCTCCATGGAGAGCTTTAAGAATATGGAGAAGCCTACGTTAGTATCCGGCACAGACGGCTGCGGAACGAAGGTAAAACTGGCATTTTTACTGGACAAGCATGACACGATCGGTATTGACTGTGTTGCCATGTGTGTAAACGATATCGCATGTGCCGGCGGCGAGCCGCTGTTTTTCCTTGACTATATTGCCTGTGGCAAGAACTATCCGGAGAAGATTGCGACGATCGTGTCCGGTGTGGCGGAGGGCTGCAAGCAGGCAGGCTGTGCGTTGATCGGCGGTGAGACGGCAGAACATCCGGGGCTGATGCCGGAGAATGAGTACGATCTGGCCGGTTTTTCCGTTGGTATCGTGGATGAAAAGGACATTATTACGGGAGCTGATCTTGCGGCGGGCGATGTTTTGATCGGTATGGCAAGCTCCGGCGTTCATTCCAACGGATTCTCTCTGGTGAGAAAGATTTTCTCCATGGATGCGGATACGTTAAATACCTATCATGAGGAGCTTGGCAAAACACTTGGCGAGGCGCTTTTAGCTCCGACCAGAATTTACGTGAAGGCACTCCGTGAGGTGAAGGAAGCGGGCGTCCGCGTAAAAGCATGCAGCCATATCACAGGCGGTGGTTTCTATGAGAATATCCCGCGTATGCTTCCGGAAGGAAAGCATGCGGTTATCCGGAAGGACAGCTATGAAGTTCCGGCGATCTTTCAGATGATGGCGCGCGAGGGCAAAGTCGAGGAGCAGATGATGTACAATACCTACAATATGGGTATCGGCATGATCGTGGCAGTGGATCCGGCGGACGTGGACAAGACGATCGCGGCAATGAAGGCAGCAGGAGACACACCGTATATTGTCGGCGAGATCAAGGATGGTGAAAAAGGAGTAACCTTATGCTAA
- the purN gene encoding phosphoribosylglycinamide formyltransferase codes for MLKVAVLVSGGGTNLQAILDAIDEGRITNARVDVVISNNPGAYALERAKGHGIEALCISPKDYESREAFNEAFLAMLDSYQVDLVVLAGFLVVIPEQMIAQYRNRIINIHPSLIPSFCGKGFYGLKVHEGALARGVKVTGATVHFVDEGTDTGPIILQKPVAVEEGDTPEILQRRVMEQAEWIILPQAIDLIANGRVSVANGHVTVEK; via the coding sequence ATGCTAAAAGTAGCGGTACTGGTGTCCGGAGGCGGCACGAATCTGCAGGCAATCTTAGACGCCATCGATGAGGGCAGAATCACGAACGCCCGGGTAGACGTTGTGATCAGCAACAATCCAGGGGCGTATGCGTTGGAGCGTGCGAAAGGGCACGGCATTGAGGCGCTTTGCATTTCACCGAAGGATTATGAGAGCCGTGAGGCATTCAATGAAGCGTTTCTGGCGATGCTTGACAGCTATCAGGTGGATCTGGTGGTGTTGGCAGGATTTCTCGTTGTAATTCCGGAGCAGATGATCGCGCAGTACCGCAACCGGATCATCAATATTCATCCGTCACTGATCCCGTCTTTCTGCGGCAAAGGCTTTTACGGCTTGAAAGTACATGAGGGAGCGCTTGCGCGCGGCGTGAAAGTTACGGGTGCAACGGTTCATTTTGTGGATGAGGGAACGGATACAGGACCGATCATTTTGCAGAAGCCGGTGGCGGTCGAAGAGGGAGATACCCCGGAGATTTTACAGCGCCGTGTGATGGAGCAGGCAGAGTGGATCATTCTTCCGCAGGCGATCGATCTGATTGCAAACGGCAGAGTGTCTGTTGCAAACGGACATGTGACAGTTGAGAAATAA
- the purD gene encoding phosphoribosylamine--glycine ligase, producing the protein MKVLVVGSGGREHAIVTSVAKSPRVDKIYCAPGNAGIASLAECVAIGAMEFDKLVAFAKEHAVDFTIVGMDDPLVGGIVDVFEAEGLKVFGPRKNAAILEGSKAFSKDLMKKYHIPTAAYENFTSAEDALTYLETVKMPIVLKADGLALGKGVLICNTLEEAKAGVKEIMEDKKFGSAGNTMVVEEFMTGREVSVLSYVDGKTIKIMSSAQDHKRAKDGDQGLNTGGMGNFSPSPFYTKEVDEFCQKHIYQATVDAMAAEGRPFTGVIFFGLMLTEDGPKVLEYNARFGDPEAQVVLPRMKNDIIDVMEACVDGKLDTIDLQFEDNAAVCVVLASDGYPVSYEKGFPITGLEKFDGKDDYFCFHAGTKFDENGTIVTNGGRVLGITATGKDLKEARAKAYEATEWVDFANKYMRHDIGRAIDEVK; encoded by the coding sequence ATGAAGGTATTGGTAGTTGGAAGCGGCGGACGTGAGCATGCGATCGTGACGAGTGTGGCAAAGAGCCCGCGCGTGGATAAGATCTACTGTGCGCCGGGAAACGCAGGAATTGCATCGCTTGCAGAGTGTGTTGCGATCGGAGCGATGGAGTTCGACAAACTGGTGGCGTTCGCGAAGGAGCATGCAGTTGATTTTACAATTGTCGGCATGGATGATCCGCTCGTTGGCGGAATTGTGGATGTGTTTGAGGCGGAGGGCTTAAAGGTATTCGGACCGCGGAAGAATGCGGCGATCCTTGAAGGCTCCAAGGCATTTTCCAAGGATCTGATGAAAAAATATCACATTCCGACGGCTGCCTACGAGAATTTCACATCTGCAGAGGATGCGCTTACTTATCTGGAGACGGTGAAGATGCCGATCGTATTGAAGGCGGACGGACTGGCGCTCGGAAAGGGTGTTTTGATCTGCAATACGCTCGAGGAGGCAAAGGCGGGTGTTAAGGAGATCATGGAGGACAAGAAGTTCGGCTCCGCGGGAAACACGATGGTTGTGGAGGAGTTCATGACCGGACGCGAGGTATCGGTGCTTTCCTACGTGGACGGAAAGACGATCAAGATTATGTCCTCTGCGCAGGATCACAAGCGTGCAAAGGACGGCGATCAGGGTCTCAACACCGGCGGCATGGGCAATTTTTCCCCGAGCCCGTTCTACACAAAGGAAGTGGACGAGTTCTGCCAAAAGCACATCTATCAGGCGACTGTGGATGCGATGGCGGCGGAGGGAAGACCGTTTACCGGCGTTATTTTCTTCGGTCTGATGCTGACGGAGGACGGACCGAAGGTGCTTGAGTACAATGCGCGTTTTGGTGATCCGGAGGCACAGGTGGTGCTCCCACGCATGAAGAATGACATCATTGATGTGATGGAGGCATGCGTCGATGGAAAGCTGGATACGATCGACCTTCAGTTTGAAGACAATGCGGCGGTATGTGTGGTGCTTGCATCCGACGGTTATCCGGTGTCCTATGAGAAGGGATTTCCGATCACAGGACTTGAAAAGTTCGACGGAAAGGACGATTATTTCTGCTTCCATGCCGGAACGAAGTTCGATGAGAACGGCACGATCGTCACGAACGGCGGGCGTGTGCTCGGCATTACGGCGACCGGAAAAGATTTAAAGGAGGCGCGCGCAAAAGCATACGAGGCGACAGAGTGGGTTGATTTTGCGAATAAGTACATGCGCCATGACATCGGACGTGCGATCGACGAGGTAAAGTAG
- a CDS encoding ornithine carbamoyltransferase, which produces MKHFLRLTDYTKADIYEIFHITDEILEGHYQNLLQGKSVVLFFPESSIRTRVTFEKGIALLGGQPILFPSSALDKKEDLQDVIGYLNNWANLLVVRHRDMAALEKIAASASVPVINALTDANHPCEMAADLYALSKIRNDFTMDHFLFCGVTGNIGLAWKEASEVMGFSLEQCCIPGYEMNGVPSHHCIRDAIRGKDIICTDSLPADLLSASRGCTVDLAAMKLANEGAILNPCPPFYRGEEVSNDVIDSDYFVGYEFKKHLLTVQQAIMVYCLTH; this is translated from the coding sequence TTGAAACATTTTCTCCGATTGACCGACTATACCAAAGCTGACATTTACGAAATCTTCCATATCACCGATGAGATCCTGGAGGGGCACTATCAGAATCTGCTGCAGGGCAAAAGCGTCGTTTTATTTTTCCCGGAATCCAGCATCCGCACAAGGGTCACGTTTGAGAAGGGCATCGCGCTTTTGGGCGGTCAGCCGATTTTGTTTCCAAGTTCCGCTCTCGACAAAAAGGAAGATTTGCAAGACGTCATCGGCTACCTCAACAACTGGGCCAATCTGCTTGTCGTCCGCCACCGGGATATGGCCGCTTTGGAAAAAATCGCTGCATCTGCATCCGTACCTGTCATCAATGCGCTGACCGACGCAAATCATCCCTGCGAAATGGCTGCAGATCTGTATGCGCTCTCAAAAATACGGAATGATTTTACCATGGACCACTTTCTGTTCTGCGGTGTCACAGGAAATATCGGGCTGGCTTGGAAGGAAGCCTCCGAAGTGATGGGCTTTTCGCTGGAGCAGTGCTGTATTCCGGGATATGAGATGAATGGCGTGCCCTCACATCACTGCATCCGCGACGCCATCCGTGGAAAAGACATCATCTGCACCGACTCACTGCCGGCCGACCTTCTTTCCGCCTCCCGCGGCTGCACCGTCGATCTTGCTGCCATGAAGCTGGCAAACGAGGGTGCCATCTTAAATCCCTGCCCGCCTTTTTACCGCGGCGAGGAAGTCTCAAACGACGTCATCGACTCCGACTATTTTGTCGGATATGAATTTAAAAAGCACCTGCTCACCGTCCAGCAGGCAATCATGGTGTACTGCTTAACACACTAA
- a CDS encoding gluzincin family metallopeptidase, whose product MSRLLEEFKEYLKEMNQYDHVTGLLQWDMQTTVPKLGQAAHVDALTYFSTKSFEMGTSEKLGEFLEKLAQPAEYDALDDTWRFIVKRMKRDYDRNKRIPADLYEAFVRAAAESGNAWEEAKNASDFSIYAPHLRNMIEMTKQVIGYTDPGKDVYDALLEQCEEGMDQATIDRLFEEVKTELIPLVEQITAKKMPENPTFHAYADPDAQRRVQWLLLDYIGFRRDAGAVGETEHPFTTNFSSKDVRVTNHYYETEPLSAMFSAIHEGGHAIFEQNVNPEYDNTVAGSCCYMGVHESQSRFYENILGRNINFWKPIYEKLGELLPQFKNVTLEAFEREINRVENSMVRTEADEVTYCFHIILRYEMEKAIFYDHVPVEKLPELWNQKMQEYLHITPENDAEGILQDVHWSDGSFGYFPSYLLGSIYDGMYLEKMEEELGSVDEILADGRIGEITKWLNEKIHWYGSTRTPKEVIAAVCGKEVSAQPLVRYMKKKYTRLYGLSEEA is encoded by the coding sequence ATGAGTAGATTATTAGAAGAATTTAAAGAATATTTAAAAGAAATGAATCAGTATGATCATGTGACAGGATTATTGCAGTGGGATATGCAGACGACAGTGCCGAAGCTTGGGCAGGCGGCGCATGTGGATGCGCTGACCTATTTTTCCACGAAGAGCTTTGAGATGGGGACATCGGAGAAACTGGGAGAATTTCTGGAGAAACTGGCGCAGCCTGCGGAATATGATGCGTTAGATGACACATGGAGATTCATTGTAAAACGCATGAAGCGCGATTACGACCGCAATAAAAGAATACCGGCGGATTTATATGAGGCGTTTGTGCGGGCAGCGGCGGAATCCGGAAATGCATGGGAAGAAGCAAAAAATGCATCGGACTTTTCCATTTATGCACCGCACCTCCGGAATATGATTGAGATGACGAAGCAGGTAATCGGCTATACAGATCCGGGAAAGGATGTGTATGACGCACTTCTGGAACAGTGTGAGGAGGGCATGGATCAGGCAACGATCGACCGGCTGTTTGAGGAAGTGAAGACGGAACTGATACCGTTAGTAGAGCAGATTACTGCAAAGAAAATGCCGGAAAATCCGACATTTCATGCCTATGCTGATCCGGACGCACAGCGCAGGGTACAGTGGCTGCTGCTTGATTACATCGGATTCCGCAGGGATGCGGGAGCGGTCGGGGAGACGGAGCATCCGTTTACGACGAATTTTTCTTCAAAGGATGTGCGTGTGACGAACCACTACTATGAGACGGAGCCGCTCAGCGCCATGTTTTCTGCGATTCATGAGGGCGGACATGCGATTTTTGAACAGAATGTCAACCCGGAATACGACAATACGGTGGCGGGCAGCTGCTGCTATATGGGGGTGCATGAGAGCCAGTCGCGCTTTTATGAGAATATTCTCGGAAGAAATATCAATTTCTGGAAGCCGATCTATGAAAAACTGGGAGAATTGCTTCCACAGTTTAAGAATGTGACACTCGAAGCGTTTGAGCGTGAAATCAACCGCGTGGAGAACAGTATGGTGCGCACCGAGGCGGATGAGGTAACGTATTGCTTCCATATTATATTGCGTTATGAGATGGAAAAAGCGATTTTCTACGATCATGTGCCGGTGGAAAAACTTCCGGAGCTCTGGAATCAGAAAATGCAGGAATACTTGCATATCACTCCGGAAAATGACGCCGAAGGCATCTTGCAGGATGTACATTGGTCGGACGGCTCGTTTGGGTATTTTCCGTCCTATCTGCTGGGCAGCATCTATGACGGCATGTACCTCGAGAAGATGGAGGAGGAACTCGGCTCCGTGGATGAGATCCTGGCAGACGGCAGAATCGGTGAGATCACAAAATGGCTCAATGAGAAGATTCACTGGTATGGAAGCACGCGGACACCGAAAGAGGTAATTGCGGCAGTGTGCGGGAAAGAAGTGTCCGCGCAGCCGCTCGTGCGCTACATGAAGAAAAAATACACGAGACTGTATGGACTTTCCGAGGAAGCCTAG
- a CDS encoding HAD family hydrolase, translating to MKRGIIFDMDGTLWDSAENVAKSWNVAIRQYGVREKELTTQDIQGVMGKTMDVIADILFAEFPEEKRRLLLKECCQVENDYLREHGGILYDQVPQTLAALKRDGYHLSIVSNCQKGYIEAFLDHYDLWELVEDIECYGNNLRQKGENIRLVVERNRLDEAVYVGDIQGDYDASRAAGVGFIHAAYGFGEIAEPVPELKTFADLKTFDISSASKTQSAWTM from the coding sequence ATGAAACGTGGAATCATATTTGACATGGACGGAACCCTGTGGGATTCCGCAGAGAATGTGGCGAAGTCCTGGAATGTGGCAATCCGGCAGTACGGGGTCAGGGAGAAAGAACTGACAACGCAGGACATTCAGGGGGTAATGGGAAAAACGATGGACGTAATCGCCGATATCCTCTTTGCGGAATTCCCCGAAGAAAAACGGAGACTGCTCCTAAAGGAATGCTGTCAGGTGGAAAATGATTATCTGCGGGAGCATGGGGGCATACTCTACGATCAGGTGCCGCAGACGCTCGCGGCGTTGAAGCGGGACGGCTATCATCTTTCGATTGTCAGCAACTGCCAGAAGGGGTATATCGAGGCATTCCTTGACCACTACGATTTGTGGGAACTGGTGGAGGACATAGAGTGTTATGGCAATAATCTGCGGCAGAAGGGAGAAAATATCCGGCTGGTCGTAGAGCGGAACCGGCTGGATGAGGCGGTCTATGTCGGAGACATTCAAGGAGATTATGATGCGAGCCGGGCGGCAGGAGTCGGGTTTATCCACGCCGCATATGGATTCGGAGAGATTGCGGAGCCGGTCCCGGAACTGAAAACCTTTGCAGACCTAAAAACCTTTGATATTTCATCGGCGAGCAAAACGCAGAGCGCTTGGACCATGTGA
- a CDS encoding DHH family phosphoesterase, whose protein sequence is MTKFEELLQQINRQHVYIQTHNFPDPDAIASAYGLKRLLATRGIEASICYKGKIDRYGTGRLCEILDIELLNVEDLTEVLTDEDEVILVDSQKGNSNIINITGDEIICIDHHPYNDKCQYRFQDIRPEVGACATMIAQYFMENDIAMDKKIATALTYGIRIDTHNLSRGVSKLDIEMLYRMYDDCDYEEIHTLENSNLCFEDLVAYSKAISSIEVYDNISFADTGEDCPEALIASVSDFMLALVEVSFSVVYSRRGDGIKLSVRSEKSSLDAGKITAEALQGIGNGGGHAAMAGGFVPFTGSDGKAVILIDQIKERFFSTIAKRR, encoded by the coding sequence ATGACAAAGTTTGAAGAATTACTACAGCAGATCAACAGACAGCATGTCTATATACAGACCCATAATTTCCCGGATCCGGATGCGATTGCAAGTGCATATGGTCTGAAGCGGCTGCTTGCAACCAGGGGTATCGAGGCGAGCATCTGCTATAAGGGCAAGATCGACCGGTACGGTACCGGCCGTCTGTGTGAGATTCTTGACATTGAACTGTTGAATGTGGAGGATCTGACCGAAGTGCTGACGGATGAGGACGAAGTGATACTGGTGGATTCCCAGAAGGGCAATTCCAACATCATCAATATTACGGGAGATGAGATCATCTGCATCGACCATCATCCTTACAATGATAAGTGTCAGTACCGGTTTCAGGACATCCGCCCCGAGGTCGGGGCGTGCGCAACGATGATCGCGCAGTATTTTATGGAAAATGACATTGCGATGGATAAAAAGATCGCAACAGCACTGACATACGGCATCCGCATTGACACGCACAATCTTTCACGCGGCGTGTCAAAGCTCGATATCGAGATGCTCTATCGGATGTACGATGACTGTGATTATGAGGAGATCCACACACTGGAGAACAGCAACCTGTGTTTTGAGGATCTGGTGGCGTATTCCAAGGCGATTTCCAGCATTGAGGTGTACGATAATATCAGCTTTGCCGATACGGGGGAGGACTGCCCGGAGGCATTGATCGCGAGTGTCTCTGACTTTATGCTGGCGCTGGTGGAGGTTTCTTTTTCCGTGGTGTACTCAAGGAGAGGGGATGGCATCAAACTGTCCGTCCGGAGTGAAAAATCTTCTCTCGACGCCGGCAAGATCACGGCGGAGGCGCTGCAGGGGATCGGAAACGGCGGCGGGCATGCTGCGATGGCAGGTGGCTTTGTACCGTTTACCGGTTCGGACGGTAAGGCGGTCATTTTGATCGACCAGATCAAGGAGCGTTTTTTTTCGACGATTG